A window of the Lactuca sativa cultivar Salinas chromosome 5, Lsat_Salinas_v11, whole genome shotgun sequence genome harbors these coding sequences:
- the LOC111884497 gene encoding uncharacterized protein At4g15970 isoform X2, with protein MKEQTHRPYHTMGLESGQNKAANPDEQSPSLSQPSEFSFLLFHHRKLFKQTPKMVIIFATVAISCLLLYHHPLPLSGNYNPLADSEHIENSGINLDELKSILENATMGTNTVIITTMNDAWTEPDSMFDLFLESFRIGNQTKRFLKHIVVVTLDQKAYSRCLKLHPHCYNLSTRGMDFSGEAYFMAADYLKMMWRRIDFLRTVLDLGYSFLFTDADIMWFRDPFPQFHKDADFQIACDYFNGNPYDLNNLPNGGFNYVKSNKKTIQFYKFWYNSRLTYPSMHDQDVFNKIKYNPFIKNVGLQIRFLDTAYFGGFCQPSKDLNKVCTMHANCCVGLENKVNDLGIMLGDWRNYTRSLNNQTTHESVGLWTIPQLCRGSFQRPRPPPKKYDKGRKN; from the exons ATGAAAGAACAAACCCATAGACCATATCACACGATGGGGTTGGAGAGCGGACAGAACAAGGCGGCCAATCCAGATGAGCAATCTCCGTCGTTGTCACAACCATCGGAATTCAGCTTCCTCCTCTTCCACCACCGTAAACTGTTCAAGCAAACTCCTAAGATGGTTATCATCTTTGCGACTGTGGCGATTTCATGCTTGCTTCTATATCATCACCCTTTACCACTTTCTGGCAACTACAACCCCTTGGCTGACAGCGAACACATAGAAAATTCA GGTATAAATCTGGATGAGTTGAAAAGCATATTAGAAAATGCAACTATGGGTACAAATACAGTGATAATTACGACTATGAATGATGCATGGACTGAGCCAGACTCCATGTTTGATCTTTTTTTGGAGAGCTTTAGAATCGGGAATCAAACAAAAAGGTTTCTGAAACACATAGTCGTTGTAACTTTAGACCAAAAAGCATATTCCCGTTGCTTGAAGTTACATCCTCATTGTTATAATCTTAGCACCAGAGGCATGGACTTTTCAGGCGAGGCGTATTTCATGGCAGCTGATTATTTAAAGATGATGTGGAGAAGAATCGATTTTCTGCGCACAGTTCTTGATTTGGGATATAGCTTCTTGTTCACG GATGCAGACATAATGTGGTTTAGGGACCCATTTCCACAGTTTCATAAGGATGCTGATTTCCAAATTGCTTGTGATTATTTCAATGGAAACCCTTATGACTTGAACAACCTACCAAATGGAGGTTTTAACTATGTCAAGTCAAACAAGAAAACCATtcaattttacaagttttggtaCAACTCAAGGTTGACTTACCCAAGCATGCATGATCAAGATGTGTTTAACAAGATCAAGTACAATCCATTCATTAAAAACGTCGGATTACAAATTCGGTTCCTTGATACAGCCTACTTTGGTGGTTTTTGTCAGCCAAGCAAAGATCTAAACAAAGTGTGCACAATGCATGCAAATTGTTGCGTTGGTTTAGAAAACAAGGTTAACGACCTCGGGATCATGCTTGGTGATTGGCGAAATTATACAAGGTCGCTCAATAATCAAACAACACATGAGTCTGTAGGTTTATGGACAATTCCTCAACTTTGCAG GGGTTCATTTCAGCGTCCTCGTCCCCCACCCAAGAAATATGACAAAGGAAGGAAGAATTGA
- the LOC111884497 gene encoding uncharacterized protein At4g15970 isoform X1: protein MKEQTHRPYHTMGLESGQNKAANPDEQSPSLSQPSEFSFLLFHHRKLFKQTPKMVIIFATVAISCLLLYHHPLPLSGNYNPLADSEHIENSGINLDELKSILENATMGTNTVIITTMNDAWTEPDSMFDLFLESFRIGNQTKRFLKHIVVVTLDQKAYSRCLKLHPHCYNLSTRGMDFSGEAYFMAADYLKMMWRRIDFLRTVLDLGYSFLFTDADIMWFRDPFPQFHKDADFQIACDYFNGNPYDLNNLPNGGFNYVKSNKKTIQFYKFWYNSRLTYPSMHDQDVFNKIKYNPFIKNVGLQIRFLDTAYFGGFCQPSKDLNKVCTMHANCCVGLENKVNDLGIMLGDWRNYTRSLNNQTTHESVGLWTIPQLCRVDVDYNFITIIRGSFQRPRPPPKKYDKGRKN, encoded by the exons ATGAAAGAACAAACCCATAGACCATATCACACGATGGGGTTGGAGAGCGGACAGAACAAGGCGGCCAATCCAGATGAGCAATCTCCGTCGTTGTCACAACCATCGGAATTCAGCTTCCTCCTCTTCCACCACCGTAAACTGTTCAAGCAAACTCCTAAGATGGTTATCATCTTTGCGACTGTGGCGATTTCATGCTTGCTTCTATATCATCACCCTTTACCACTTTCTGGCAACTACAACCCCTTGGCTGACAGCGAACACATAGAAAATTCA GGTATAAATCTGGATGAGTTGAAAAGCATATTAGAAAATGCAACTATGGGTACAAATACAGTGATAATTACGACTATGAATGATGCATGGACTGAGCCAGACTCCATGTTTGATCTTTTTTTGGAGAGCTTTAGAATCGGGAATCAAACAAAAAGGTTTCTGAAACACATAGTCGTTGTAACTTTAGACCAAAAAGCATATTCCCGTTGCTTGAAGTTACATCCTCATTGTTATAATCTTAGCACCAGAGGCATGGACTTTTCAGGCGAGGCGTATTTCATGGCAGCTGATTATTTAAAGATGATGTGGAGAAGAATCGATTTTCTGCGCACAGTTCTTGATTTGGGATATAGCTTCTTGTTCACG GATGCAGACATAATGTGGTTTAGGGACCCATTTCCACAGTTTCATAAGGATGCTGATTTCCAAATTGCTTGTGATTATTTCAATGGAAACCCTTATGACTTGAACAACCTACCAAATGGAGGTTTTAACTATGTCAAGTCAAACAAGAAAACCATtcaattttacaagttttggtaCAACTCAAGGTTGACTTACCCAAGCATGCATGATCAAGATGTGTTTAACAAGATCAAGTACAATCCATTCATTAAAAACGTCGGATTACAAATTCGGTTCCTTGATACAGCCTACTTTGGTGGTTTTTGTCAGCCAAGCAAAGATCTAAACAAAGTGTGCACAATGCATGCAAATTGTTGCGTTGGTTTAGAAAACAAGGTTAACGACCTCGGGATCATGCTTGGTGATTGGCGAAATTATACAAGGTCGCTCAATAATCAAACAACACATGAGTCTGTAGGTTTATGGACAATTCCTCAACTTTGCAG AGTTGATGTAGATTATAATTTCATCACTATCATCAGGGGTTCATTTCAGCGTCCTCGTCCCCCACCCAAGAAATATGACAAAGGAAGGAAGAATTGA